A segment of the Bacillus sp. es.034 genome:
GGTTCCAACCAACATATCTACATTTTGATGATCTATTGCTGTTGAAATTGCTCCAGTTATATCAACGTCAGAAAATAATTTTACTCGTGCCCCAGCCGCAAACACCTGTCTTTTCAGGTAATCATGGCGTGGACGGTCCTGCATCATGATGGTAAGCTCTGATACTTCCTTCCCCAGCCTCTTTGCAACAGCTGTCATATTTTCTGTTAAAGGGGCATTGATATCGATGCAACCTTTTGCTTTAGGACCGACAGCTATTTTTTCCATATACATATCAGGAGCATGAAGTAAACTTCCATGTTCTGATACAGCGATGACCGCTAATGAATTATCTTGGCCGTTAGCCATGAGTGTCGTCCCCTCTACAGGATCCACAGCGATGTCTATATGCGGACCCGTTCCAGTTCCTAATTTCTCTCCGATATATAACATTGGCGCTTCATCCATTTCACCTTCACCGATCACAATATGTGCATTCATATTAATTTTGTTCAGTTGATCTCGCATCGCTTCGGTTGCTACCCCATCTGATTGGATTTTATTCCCTTTACCAATCCAGGGAAAGGAAGCCACAGCTGCCCTTTGAGTCACTAAAAGAAATTCTTCTGTTAATCCCTGAATGTAATTTACCTTTTGAATAGCCAACATAA
Coding sequences within it:
- the glpX gene encoding class II fructose-bisphosphatase; the encoded protein is MLAIQKVNYIQGLTEEFLLVTQRAAVASFPWIGKGNKIQSDGVATEAMRDQLNKINMNAHIVIGEGEMDEAPMLYIGEKLGTGTGPHIDIAVDPVEGTTLMANGQDNSLAVIAVSEHGSLLHAPDMYMEKIAVGPKAKGCIDINAPLTENMTAVAKRLGKEVSELTIMMQDRPRHDYLKRQVFAAGARVKLFSDVDITGAISTAIDHQNVDMLVGTGGAPEGVIAAVALKCLGGDFQGRLVPQNQKEFERCSQMGMSNPEKTLTINDIVKTDNCFFVATGITNGQLLRGVEKKGDGKLETHSLITSYRKGMRMQFISSSHI